The region GCAACTAAGTAGTCGTATTAAGGtatgattgaatttttttagataacATTTTTGCCTTTTTTGTACCGTTGTTCTTCTTAACGGGATACGCTTAACTGAAAGTCTTTCCATATAAAACCTTTTAAGCACTTTCATTATATgagcttcttgatgtacaaaaagacctttgtttaaatactaaatttgtaatcctaaacaaaactttgtccttctAAGATCCTTcctctcaaattctttctttaaagaATCAATcacctttgtgagctcattaagAGTTCCATTGATGTTTATGTCATTTATATAAACAACAACTATGACAAATTCatatttggatcttttcatataaatataaggACAAATATGATCATTTTTATACCCTTACTTTAACAAGTACTCATTAAGACGGTTGTCCGCATACATCCTTATCCCTTTAATTCATAAAGGGACTTGttcaaatttattgaataatcctcttTAGAATTATTTGCTTTGTTGGATAAATTAAATCCTTCAATGAGTCTGAAAAGAACCATACAAATAGTCTTAGGCTGTAACAACATCTATTAGATGTAAATTCAAATCTTCTTGTGCAACtaggctaattaaatatctaaacgttgttgcatccaatactagtgaatataTCTCTTAGAAATCATTACCAAATCTTTGTAAAAAACTTTAAGCAACTAACCATACTTTACatctaacaatttcattatTCTCATTTCGTTTTTTACAAGAATCCAACTATACCCACCAGGTTTTACAATCTCAAGTGTGTGAACTATAAGTCCAAAAACCCTTCATTTAACATGTTTTAAAAGAGTTATTTAGTTGTGACCTATTGGCAAGTGCATAAAGTCATTTGTAGTACAACATTGACTTCAAAACCCTATATAATATCATCTTTTAACTTCaatcaaaactttaaaacaaaaaataaaatgttttatcagTCCTTTTCATTTATATCTTGCTTTTCTATTTACACGAGTGTGTGAACTCCAATTTCATTGAAATCTAACAAAATTGCAGAAAAAATGAAGTTAGTTGTCACTGATCCAGTTCTTACCTTTACTTCTATCTCGTAACTCGGTTTTCTAAGACTTCAATTTCCTCAATGTTCCTTTTCTTTCAAACATTCCTAACCATAGAAAAGATTAGGCAAATATTTGAGTggaaaaattatcaaaatatatatatatatatatatatatatatatatatatatatatatatatatattttgatgtaTCATTTCCGCTTGAAGAGTTTAACCTAAGCAATACTTGCCATAACAGAAGAATAGACCGTATCTCTTCAAAATAAAGTTCATTTATTGAAGCTAAATATGAAGACACCTAAGACAAACACATTATAACACAATCAATAATTTGTTGAAGAAGAAgggaaatataaaatgaattaaaattaaaatttgtaaaagtatttatttaccTAAGAGTATGAGAAATGATAGGTTGACACCTACATTTAACCACTTTTTTTACCACTTTCATAGGTTACAAGTTAATTTGTCTTGGattacaagttaattttaagGTGGTAAAAAAAGTGGTCAAATGTAGGTTTCAACCCATCATTTCTCCTAAGAGTATAAAAAGAGTATAACAgaggatatatatataaaataggaTATAACTTTCAAAAATTTATGACCTCAACTTCGGTGAGTTGAGAGTTTTGAAGTAAGTACTTCATCAAAACTACTGTCTGTTGAATGTTTTCCCCCTTCAATGTCTGCAATCTAACAAAGCGCGGAGGTAGAATTCGTGGAGTTTGAATACTTGGATGTTGAAAACTTTCATCTTCTAGCACCCCCTACACAATAACATTAACTCAATGGATACTATGCAATGCAATTAAAATGATTATGAatatcttcaaaaaaaaaaaaatcacgtaatataatgcaaacaaaggaagaagaaaacacagaaaAAGTAACTCACAAGTAGTATTGTTTTAAGGACAGGCTCAGAGAGTGTCAATATCTTTACATAGGACAACATTTTCAGCAACCTTAGAACGATTGCATGAGAATCACAAGTGATGTCAATGTCGGCTTCTTGAAGAAGTGCAAGATCACACGTGGAAGAGACCTCACAAGGGAACATTGATTTTCCGATAGCGAGATAGGTGAGATTTGGAGTAGAAAGTAGAAGCCTGAAGGAGTACCTTTTCATGGTGCAACGAGAAAGGTTGGGATTTGATATGCTGAGGACTTTCCAAGGGTTTGTCAGATAACACCACTCAAGGACCAAACTGTCCAAGACCAAACACGAAGAAAAGGGTTCAACGCACTCATCACTGTCCATCACGACGAAACCGACATTGGTGAGATTCAAGGTTCTGAGCGCCGGTAGTTGTATAGGTTGTGGAAGAATAAAGATTCGACGACTCCGATCGATTGAAAGAGTGAGAGATGTGAGAGAGTGTGAGAAAAAGAGGAAAGGTATTGAATAATTAAACATGTTTAGAGAACGGGTATGGAGATGGATACTCAAATGTGGCACATCATGCAGAAGAGGAGGGACAAGGTGGAGAAGCTCTTCTTTTATGTCGCATGCTTCGAAATCAAGACGATGCAAACCAATGGAAGTGTCTCTCTGGGAGACAATGTGGTTCACAAATTGGTCGTAGCTGGCGAGGGTTTTGAAGTCGCTGAGACTGAAACAGAGAGTGGTGAGACATTTCCAAACGTTGTTCCATCGTTTCGATAAGAGAGAGGTTCCAACTGCGGTTTTTGTGTTCATGAAATGCATAATGTGGAGAAGAACATCGTCAGGCAACTCACTGAGCATGTCCCTCTcatcttctttctctcttccAGTTTTCTGGTTCTTGTTGGTTTTTGTCTTCAAATCTACCAtggtttctttttcttcttcaatggctgaaaggaaaagaaagaagagaaaagtgTTAGATTCATGAAATACCTTACATCATGTATAAACTAATGCGAGATTCAAGGGAATTGAAAGCGGTTTTTTCTGTTTATATTACATAATTGAGATTAATAAGGTAATTTGAGAGAGGTTTCTTCAGTTTAAATTCTCACCGTGTTGTTTTAGagataatttcatttaaatttaccGTGTTGTTT is a window of Vigna unguiculata cultivar IT97K-499-35 chromosome 4, ASM411807v1, whole genome shotgun sequence DNA encoding:
- the LOC114180883 gene encoding putative F-box/LRR-repeat protein At3g28410, whose amino-acid sequence is MVDLKTKTNKNQKTGREKEDERDMLSELPDDVLLHIMHFMNTKTAVGTSLLSKRWNNVWKCLTTLCFSLSDFKTLASYDQFVNHIVSQRDTSIGLHRLDFEACDIKEELLHLVPPLLHDVPHLSIHLHTRSLNMFNYSIPFLFFSHSLTSLTLSIDRSRRIFILPQPIQLPALRTLNLTNVGFVVMDSDECVEPFSSCLVLDSLVLEWCYLTNPWKVLSISNPNLSRCTMKRYSFRLLLSTPNLTYLAIGKSMFPCEVSSTCDLALLQEADIDITCDSHAIVLRLLKMLSYVKILTLSEPVLKTILLGVLEDESFQHPSIQTPRILPPRFVRLQTLKGENIQQTVVLMKYLLQNSQLTEVEVINF